A single Pseudoalteromonas phenolica DNA region contains:
- a CDS encoding GGDEF domain-containing protein yields the protein MTDSFLKLHTRLLLLLGSFITAAICLVSLFGSAKPASEIDWIDCFGEGGIAVMTLIWLLATLLTRPKGKVTNLLFLGLSALHISLLLDFLDEFYRFDLEYDWLTSLEALPATLGMGLMSLAMYFWYHEQQVLNHLLQKKERFYREHGLTDFITGLYRADYMKKQVARELYTYRESDTGFCMALLDIKGFSEFNRKYGGVRSNSLLSDIGQIITLNLRESDLACRYASDRFIVLLPDTDLVEAHAVIEQVAQMVASHTPYDNHNSALGFEGVQWQCMAGRKDDDHNTLLQRLSQSLNELKAVAA from the coding sequence ATGACCGATTCATTTTTAAAACTTCACACGCGACTATTGCTATTGCTTGGGTCATTTATTACCGCTGCAATATGCTTAGTTAGCCTCTTTGGTAGTGCCAAGCCTGCCAGCGAGATAGATTGGATTGACTGCTTTGGTGAGGGCGGTATCGCGGTGATGACCTTGATTTGGTTGCTGGCCACCTTGCTCACTCGGCCCAAAGGCAAGGTAACGAATTTATTGTTTCTTGGCTTGAGTGCCTTACACATTTCTTTGTTGCTCGACTTCTTAGATGAATTTTATCGCTTTGATCTTGAATATGACTGGTTAACGAGTTTAGAGGCGCTTCCTGCGACTTTAGGTATGGGGCTAATGAGCTTAGCAATGTATTTTTGGTATCACGAGCAACAGGTCTTAAATCATCTATTGCAAAAGAAAGAACGCTTTTACCGTGAGCATGGCTTAACGGACTTTATTACTGGCTTGTACCGCGCTGATTATATGAAAAAACAGGTCGCGCGCGAGTTATACACTTACCGCGAGAGTGATACTGGATTTTGTATGGCTTTACTTGATATCAAAGGGTTCAGTGAATTTAATCGTAAGTATGGGGGCGTGCGAAGCAATAGTTTGCTCTCAGATATTGGTCAGATCATCACGCTTAACTTGCGAGAGTCCGATTTGGCCTGTCGCTATGCCTCTGATAGGTTTATTGTGTTGTTACCTGATACTGATTTAGTGGAAGCACACGCCGTGATTGAGCAGGTGGCGCAAATGGTGGCCAGTCATACGCCGTATGATAATCACAATAGCGCACTGGGGTTTGAAGGTGTGCAATGGCAATGCATGGCAGGGCGCAAAGATGACGATCACAACACCTTGTTACAGCGTTTAAGCCAAAGCTTAAATGAACTCAAGGCGGTGGCGGCATGA
- a CDS encoding AraC family transcriptional regulator encodes MRQVFENDSPILAMQPLLLPLIEMAEQRGVSSHKLLKGSRLFNEDLHQPNKRVSFKQVAQIFDNAQTLLSQDGVSFLVARHWLFSQPEAAFQALLNSRNLLDMSRVLQVRQAQIWPLMFFQSYRSANARHFVVNPAIAQVSAPCMEFMAEFLTAVIDQLCRWRFDMVSHLTVKLPYSQPKHVEQYQSHLQLQYHFSQPCFMVSVPTTYMYRPQTLALTSMRGFYLQQSKHAQAHVGFLQYVCSLLALNPKQSATELSECLGVSIATLKRKLKAHNTSLQVLKDQLQKQQAVIHISERGCSNEQVAQQLDYADVTNFRRNFKRWTGMTPSELRKLFG; translated from the coding sequence ATGAGGCAGGTATTTGAAAATGACAGTCCTATTTTGGCAATGCAGCCATTATTACTGCCTTTGATTGAGATGGCTGAACAAAGAGGTGTGAGTAGTCATAAGTTACTTAAAGGCAGTCGTCTGTTTAATGAAGACTTACATCAGCCTAACAAGCGAGTGAGTTTTAAGCAGGTGGCGCAAATTTTTGACAATGCTCAAACGCTCCTAAGTCAAGATGGCGTGAGCTTTTTAGTGGCGAGACATTGGCTATTTAGCCAGCCTGAAGCGGCTTTTCAAGCACTTCTTAATAGCCGGAATTTGTTGGATATGAGCCGAGTCTTACAAGTTAGGCAAGCGCAAATTTGGCCATTGATGTTCTTTCAAAGTTATCGTAGCGCAAATGCGCGCCATTTTGTCGTGAATCCTGCGATAGCTCAGGTGTCAGCACCTTGCATGGAGTTTATGGCCGAATTTCTGACAGCAGTGATTGACCAATTATGCCGATGGCGTTTTGACATGGTGTCGCATTTGACAGTCAAGCTGCCCTATAGTCAACCTAAACATGTGGAACAATATCAATCGCATCTGCAGCTGCAATATCATTTTTCACAGCCTTGTTTTATGGTGAGTGTGCCCACTACTTACATGTATCGGCCACAAACTTTAGCGTTAACTTCTATGCGTGGTTTCTATTTACAACAATCAAAACATGCACAAGCTCATGTTGGGTTTTTACAGTATGTTTGTTCATTACTCGCTCTAAACCCTAAGCAATCTGCAACTGAGCTCAGTGAGTGTTTAGGTGTGAGTATAGCGACTTTAAAAAGGAAGTTAAAAGCCCACAATACCAGTTTGCAAGTATTGAAAGATCAGCTGCAAAAGCAGCAAGCAGTGATCCATATTAGTGAGCGAGGTTGTTCAAACGAGCAAGTTGCGCAACAACTAGATTATGCAGATGTGACAAACTTCCGCCGTAACTTTAAGCGCTGGACGGGCATGACGCCCAGCGAACTAAGAAAGTTGTTTGGTTAA
- a CDS encoding sensor histidine kinase, producing MIQSLYQRLSLTISTVLFIILISFVTWTQCVSEVSRSQAEQKLHLGLAEHLANDNPLLKQGVYDYKALESLFHTLMVLGPSFEFYFVDPSGKLVTYSAKPGDIKKQSVDLRPLLQLIEEPHNLPIFGDDPRSFDQQKIFSVAPVYNNDTLQGYLYVIIGSSAYDSIFTQISSSDHLFQHSAGLLILVIILMFVAVLLFRYITSPLKQLGDFIHKAEEAKFDLTELTMPQWSNSDNEVHQLGNSVNQMLVTINQQMAQLTELDSQRRQLLAHLSHDLRTPLASLQGYLELIEKQHAKPEQQMHYLQVALKNCTQLKSLIDQIFELAHLESGHANVQFEVFNLGELIYDILAKFALKTEQANITLTVQPKTFDAQVYSDIAKLERVLTNLIDNAIRHTPSGGNITIEVSEHNKQYALAVRDTGLGINAKELPYIFEARYKASNSQGCKKTHAGLGLAITSRLIRLLKSEIKVDSELGKGTEFTFAVRKATDALN from the coding sequence ATGATCCAATCTCTTTATCAGCGCCTCAGTCTGACCATTTCAACGGTGCTTTTCATCATACTCATTTCGTTTGTGACTTGGACACAATGTGTGTCTGAAGTGTCTCGATCTCAAGCTGAGCAAAAACTACATTTAGGCCTTGCGGAACACCTCGCCAATGACAACCCCTTGCTAAAACAAGGCGTTTACGACTATAAGGCCCTTGAAAGCCTATTTCATACCTTAATGGTACTGGGCCCGTCTTTTGAGTTTTACTTTGTCGATCCCAGCGGAAAATTAGTCACCTACTCAGCTAAACCTGGTGATATTAAAAAGCAAAGTGTCGATTTACGCCCTCTGTTACAGCTAATAGAAGAGCCACACAACTTACCAATTTTTGGCGATGACCCGCGCAGTTTTGATCAACAAAAAATCTTCTCTGTTGCACCGGTTTATAACAACGACACGCTTCAGGGGTATTTATATGTGATTATCGGCTCTTCCGCCTATGACTCTATTTTTACCCAGATCAGTAGTTCAGATCATTTATTTCAACATTCTGCTGGCTTGTTGATCTTAGTGATCATTTTAATGTTCGTAGCGGTGTTATTGTTTCGCTATATCACTTCGCCTCTTAAACAACTTGGTGACTTTATTCACAAAGCAGAAGAAGCGAAATTTGATTTAACTGAGTTGACTATGCCGCAGTGGTCAAACTCTGATAACGAAGTCCACCAGCTTGGCAACAGTGTTAATCAGATGCTGGTGACCATTAATCAGCAGATGGCACAACTCACAGAACTTGACTCACAACGTCGTCAATTATTGGCCCATCTATCTCATGATTTGCGTACTCCGCTTGCTTCATTGCAAGGTTACTTAGAGTTAATTGAAAAACAGCATGCTAAGCCTGAGCAACAGATGCATTACCTGCAAGTTGCGCTCAAGAATTGCACCCAATTGAAAAGCTTGATCGACCAGATATTCGAGCTTGCACACCTTGAATCAGGTCATGCCAATGTACAATTTGAAGTGTTTAATTTAGGTGAATTGATTTATGACATTTTGGCAAAGTTCGCACTAAAAACTGAGCAAGCCAACATTACTTTAACTGTGCAGCCCAAAACCTTTGATGCCCAAGTTTACTCTGACATCGCTAAATTAGAGCGGGTGCTAACGAACTTGATTGATAACGCCATTCGACATACGCCGTCTGGAGGAAACATCACCATTGAAGTCAGCGAACACAATAAACAATATGCGTTAGCTGTACGTGATACCGGACTGGGTATCAATGCCAAAGAGCTGCCTTATATCTTTGAAGCCCGTTACAAGGCAAGCAACAGTCAGGGCTGTAAAAAGACCCATGCTGGTCTAGGGCTGGCGATAACCTCCCGCCTTATTCGTTTGTTAAAATCAGAGATCAAGGTTGATAGCGAATTAGGCAAAGGCACTGAATTTACCTTTGCTGTGCGTAAAGCCACAGATGCACTTAATTAA
- a CDS encoding response regulator transcription factor, which translates to MQHKVLVVEDDLDIAGLVQVHLKELALDVEHVSDGESAMAKLMQDHFDIVLLDIMLPGMDGLSVCREIKSLFPHISVVLLTSKSSEMDRVIGLEIGADDYICKPFSYREFQARIKAQIRHIKLLKMQQQPTDTIATAPTALMLGALQIDTGGHEVFINNQLIDLTATEFDLIHFFAKHPNQVFSRAQLLESVWGYDHSGYEHTVNSHINRLRSKLGNLCQQDIIETVWGVGYKLNAKSLQQASL; encoded by the coding sequence ATGCAGCATAAAGTATTGGTCGTTGAAGACGATCTCGATATTGCAGGGTTAGTTCAAGTGCATTTAAAAGAATTGGCACTTGATGTTGAGCACGTAAGCGATGGGGAAAGCGCCATGGCAAAATTAATGCAAGACCACTTCGACATCGTGCTACTCGATATTATGTTGCCTGGCATGGACGGTCTCAGTGTTTGCCGAGAGATCAAATCTCTATTTCCTCATATCAGCGTGGTATTACTGACCTCAAAAAGCAGTGAGATGGACAGAGTAATTGGTCTAGAGATTGGTGCCGATGACTATATTTGTAAACCTTTTAGCTATCGAGAATTCCAAGCAAGGATCAAAGCGCAGATCCGCCATATTAAATTACTCAAAATGCAGCAACAGCCAACCGATACAATCGCAACAGCGCCAACAGCCTTGATGTTAGGCGCGCTGCAAATCGATACGGGAGGTCATGAAGTCTTTATCAACAACCAACTTATTGACCTTACAGCTACCGAATTTGATCTGATCCACTTCTTTGCTAAACACCCCAATCAAGTATTTTCACGTGCCCAATTACTCGAATCAGTTTGGGGTTATGACCACTCAGGTTACGAACATACCGTTAATTCACACATAAACCGTCTTCGCAGTAAGTTAGGTAACTTATGCCAACAAGACATTATCGAAACCGTGTGGGGTGTGGGTTACAAACTTAACGCCAAATCATTGCAACAGGCATCATTATGA
- a CDS encoding spondin domain-containing protein: MKALKLCAPVFAGLLLAGCGSDDNDVMLETPMPTPPAAEEIMLKVTAVNLTNGQPLSPIGIALHKEGQFWQIGEAASAELETLAEGGDNSGLLGLDVVMMSSSADAPLAPGASQELMLTTESLEDYKLSVITMMVNTNDGFTGLNAMDVSNLAEGDSISMRTHAYDAGTEENTEAQGTIPGPADGGEGFNSAREAMDKVAMHPGVVGNDDGLSSSVLDSTHKFDNPLMMVTITRMK; encoded by the coding sequence ATGAAAGCACTCAAATTATGTGCGCCTGTATTTGCAGGCCTATTACTCGCAGGTTGTGGCAGTGACGACAATGATGTGATGTTAGAAACACCTATGCCAACACCACCAGCCGCAGAAGAAATTATGCTAAAAGTCACCGCGGTTAACCTCACTAATGGACAGCCACTTTCGCCAATTGGTATTGCACTACATAAAGAAGGACAATTTTGGCAAATCGGTGAGGCGGCCAGCGCCGAATTAGAAACCTTAGCTGAAGGCGGGGATAATTCAGGGCTACTCGGATTAGATGTGGTTATGATGTCAAGTTCAGCAGATGCTCCACTTGCACCTGGCGCGAGCCAAGAGTTAATGCTCACTACCGAAAGCCTTGAAGACTATAAATTGTCTGTAATCACCATGATGGTGAATACAAATGATGGTTTTACCGGTCTTAATGCTATGGACGTATCAAACCTAGCCGAAGGCGACAGTATTTCTATGCGTACCCATGCGTATGATGCAGGTACCGAAGAAAACACTGAAGCACAAGGGACTATTCCTGGCCCTGCCGATGGTGGAGAAGGCTTCAATAGTGCCCGAGAAGCCATGGATAAGGTCGCGATGCATCCTGGCGTTGTCGGTAATGATGACGGGCTCTCTAGCTCAGTGTTAGATAGCACGCATAAATTCGATAACCCACTGATGATGGTCACAATTACAAGAATGAAATAA
- a CDS encoding spondin domain-containing protein, which translates to MNKATSALIAGLTLMAGGTAMAADVEVKITNLTQGIYFTPLLVAAHSSDAHLYQIGSKASEPLQAMAEGGDISGLADVLSGINASAAANPAEGLLAPTASTMAMVESSETNSTLSIVAMMLPTNDGFVGLDAWPIPTEAGTYHIYLNAYDAGTEANNELVVDGSGAPGSLGIPASPGMAPGTQGSGVTDEETNMMVHIHRGNLGDDEATGGKSDLHNTVHRWLNPVAKVTVTVK; encoded by the coding sequence ATGAACAAAGCAACAAGTGCACTCATCGCAGGACTAACATTAATGGCAGGCGGTACAGCAATGGCCGCTGATGTAGAAGTAAAAATTACCAACCTCACACAAGGTATTTATTTCACCCCGCTCCTTGTCGCAGCACATAGCAGTGACGCGCACCTTTACCAAATTGGCAGTAAAGCGTCTGAACCATTACAAGCAATGGCTGAAGGCGGTGATATTTCAGGTCTTGCAGATGTCCTATCAGGCATCAATGCTAGCGCTGCAGCAAACCCAGCTGAAGGGTTATTAGCACCTACCGCATCCACTATGGCGATGGTTGAAAGTTCTGAAACTAATTCAACCCTGTCTATTGTCGCCATGATGTTACCAACCAACGATGGCTTTGTGGGCCTGGATGCATGGCCTATTCCAACCGAAGCAGGCACATATCATATCTACCTAAATGCCTATGATGCAGGCACAGAAGCAAACAACGAACTGGTTGTTGATGGCTCTGGTGCACCTGGCTCATTGGGTATTCCAGCCTCTCCGGGTATGGCACCGGGTACGCAAGGCAGTGGTGTCACCGATGAAGAAACCAACATGATGGTACATATTCACCGCGGGAATTTAGGTGATGACGAAGCAACAGGTGGTAAAAGCGATTTACACAACACAGTACACCGTTGGTTAAACCCAGTAGCGAAAGTGACTGTAACAGTAAAGTAA
- a CDS encoding LysR family transcriptional regulator, producing MDIRVFKTFIAVAENRHFGRAAETLYITQAAVSARIKQLEEFYNTALFIREKNNLRLTPAGEALLSHAHLMVSQMAQSKLSLSIAAMQKNTFSVAATPNVWDAFFSSRIQDMLALFDDLVVGAELSVREAIQRKLEDRSLDVGLLTDPIKDSDFCNELIGHFDLSLVGSRAEFDAKVEDYVLVDWGITFQKEHALHHKVTPNFKTSAAMIALEVLQTKGGFAYLPYPLVQALIENGELFEIETPLQIKRPIYLVYRKNNPQEQLITEFKALFSKLQ from the coding sequence ATGGATATTAGAGTCTTTAAAACTTTTATTGCGGTTGCAGAAAATCGCCACTTTGGACGCGCTGCAGAAACTTTGTATATCACCCAAGCCGCTGTCAGTGCAAGAATAAAACAACTTGAAGAGTTTTATAATACGGCTCTTTTTATTCGAGAAAAAAACAATTTGAGACTAACCCCCGCCGGTGAAGCCTTGTTATCTCATGCGCATTTGATGGTGAGCCAAATGGCACAGTCTAAGCTCTCTTTATCCATTGCCGCCATGCAGAAAAACACCTTTAGTGTTGCAGCCACGCCCAATGTATGGGACGCGTTTTTTAGCTCACGCATTCAAGACATGCTGGCACTCTTTGACGACCTAGTTGTTGGCGCTGAGCTCTCTGTTCGTGAGGCGATACAAAGAAAATTAGAAGACCGCTCATTAGATGTGGGCTTACTTACCGATCCGATCAAAGACAGCGATTTTTGTAATGAGTTAATAGGTCACTTTGATTTATCTCTCGTAGGTAGTCGCGCGGAATTCGACGCCAAAGTAGAAGATTATGTGTTAGTTGATTGGGGCATCACCTTTCAAAAAGAACACGCTTTACACCATAAAGTCACCCCCAACTTTAAAACCTCTGCCGCAATGATTGCGCTTGAAGTGTTGCAAACTAAAGGTGGGTTTGCCTACTTGCCTTACCCTCTGGTTCAAGCATTAATTGAAAACGGCGAGTTATTTGAAATCGAAACACCGTTACAAATTAAGCGACCAATTTACTTGGTTTATCGTAAAAATAACCCTCAGGAGCAATTAATTACTGAGTTTAAGGCATTGTTTTCTAAGCTTCAGTAG
- the maoP gene encoding DUF413 domain-containing protein, protein MNTTIRKGKTLFYGDHSFSHGLSRSGHFTLKEAEFLESYGHTLSALANETLQPENEEEQLFVAQVKDESESTLHAAKLWKKYLKAIDKSKVGHSFSRSSGRTVQDMGNDFSLAD, encoded by the coding sequence ATGAATACGACGATTCGTAAAGGTAAAACACTGTTTTATGGCGACCACTCATTTTCACACGGGTTATCAAGAAGCGGTCATTTTACGTTGAAAGAAGCTGAGTTTTTAGAAAGCTACGGCCATACGTTAAGTGCACTGGCGAATGAGACCTTACAGCCCGAGAATGAAGAAGAGCAATTATTTGTAGCGCAGGTGAAAGACGAAAGTGAGAGCACCTTACATGCTGCCAAACTTTGGAAAAAATACTTAAAAGCAATCGATAAAAGCAAAGTGGGTCACAGCTTCTCAAGAAGCAGCGGCCGTACAGTGCAAGACATGGGGAATGACTTCAGTTTAGCTGATTAG
- the gshB gene encoding glutathione synthase: protein MKICFIMYPWDRVEPETDTTLRLIHECVKRGHTVAMSTVNNLTIRDSVASAFCDVFTRKTKCSDNVVSFYKNADLKRTQLPLAGFDAIIMRANPPLDTLALNFLDSVRGDTFIMNDLDGLRIANNKIYTASFQDTESEFIPATHVSKNREYLERIFDESDSDRMILKPLDGFGGRGVIVIEKSARQSFRSLLDFYIGGDENGKGENYVILQDYVEGAEEGDVRIMMLNGEPIGAMKRVPANGDLRSNVHAGGRVVKHKLTEQEKKLCKYIGPKLVRDGLYLTGIDVIGGKLIEVNVLSPGGIVRINKLNRVKLQAQVIDFVESVVHAKELVRNRKTEFRQVIENANAV from the coding sequence ATGAAAATTTGTTTTATTATGTACCCTTGGGATCGTGTTGAGCCTGAGACAGATACCACGCTTCGCTTAATTCATGAGTGTGTTAAACGCGGTCATACCGTTGCTATGTCAACGGTGAATAACCTGACTATTCGAGACAGTGTGGCGAGTGCATTCTGTGATGTATTTACGCGTAAAACAAAGTGTTCTGACAATGTCGTAAGTTTTTACAAAAATGCTGACTTAAAGCGCACTCAGCTACCACTTGCAGGTTTTGATGCCATCATCATGCGTGCGAATCCACCGCTAGATACCTTAGCACTGAATTTCTTAGACTCAGTGCGCGGTGATACGTTTATCATGAATGACTTAGATGGTTTGCGTATTGCGAACAACAAAATCTACACGGCGTCTTTTCAAGATACTGAGAGCGAGTTTATTCCAGCTACACATGTATCAAAAAACCGCGAATACTTAGAACGTATTTTTGATGAATCTGACAGCGATCGCATGATCTTAAAGCCTCTTGATGGGTTTGGTGGCCGTGGTGTGATTGTCATAGAAAAGTCTGCACGTCAGAGCTTTAGATCGTTACTCGATTTTTATATCGGCGGTGATGAAAATGGCAAAGGTGAAAACTACGTTATTTTGCAAGATTACGTTGAAGGTGCAGAAGAGGGCGATGTGCGCATTATGATGCTCAACGGCGAACCAATAGGTGCAATGAAGCGTGTGCCAGCAAATGGTGATCTGCGTTCAAATGTGCATGCGGGTGGCCGCGTTGTGAAGCATAAATTGACTGAGCAAGAGAAAAAGCTGTGTAAGTACATTGGCCCTAAACTGGTGCGCGATGGCTTGTATTTAACAGGCATTGACGTTATCGGCGGCAAGTTGATTGAAGTGAATGTATTAAGCCCAGGCGGCATTGTTCGTATCAATAAACTCAACCGAGTGAAGTTACAAGCACAGGTTATTGATTTTGTTGAAAGCGTCGTGCATGCCAAAGAGCTAGTACGCAACCGTAAAACTGAATTCAGACAGGTAATTGAAAATGCTAACGCTGTCTGA